The genomic region AAGATGACCGTGATACGAACGGATAACCTTGTTCTGTTCAAGGTCCCAGCATTTGACTTGTTTGTCATCGCCAGCCGAGAACAAATAGGGTTGCCTGGAGCTAACGGCAAGGCTTCGTATTTGCCCAATGTGTCCGGTAAGAGAAAGTTGTAGCGTCCCGCTTGCTACGTCCCATATTTTGATTGTCCGGTCTGCGGATCCTGTACAGAACCATCTGTTGCTTGGATCAAAAGCAACAGAGCGAACCCATCCTAGGTGACCACTGATGACCCTGTAAATCTTCCACGGGCTATGCCAAACGGGACGTGGCCAATTTCGGGCTAAATCCAGCGTTGTTGTTAAACACCTCTGATCGTGGGAACGGGACGAACCATGAGCAGAAAAAACTGGAGTGGCATCAGCAATATTAATCGGCGCCTTGGCCTTGGGGGTTGCAGATGGACTCAAAAACAAATCAGCATTTTGATCTCCTTGGGTGCTTGAATGACTCCTCGCAGTAGTAGGATTTGGATCAAGGGGAAGAGCATTGGACGATTCATCGCAGTCGGCAGCGGGGTTTTGTCGATTAGCCGTCGGTTTAAGTTCACCGTACTCCATGCTTGCCTTGTAAGTCATGCGAATTTTTTTAGTCTGCAGGTCAGGAGGGGCCAGTTCGCTGCCATGGGTGGGGAAAAATAAATCGCCAGGTCTCTTTAGAGATTTAGAAATCAACTTTCCAAGTGACGACTCCATTGGCTTCTCTTGTTTCTAAGAAAAGTTGATCGACTCCTCTATATATAGTTTCCATTGGCTCCCACTGGGAAACAAACCCTAATTATATTCGGAATTGGAAGTTTCCTGTAAGTAGTAGGATTCCTTCATAACTTAGGGCTTTTATTAGGTTATTAATTATTACATATTACCTTCTCCGGGTTATTCTGCGAAAAGGAAAACCTAATTCCAAGTCGGAAAGTAAAGAGAACCCTAATTATTAAGGAGAGGCGAAAGGAATTAACAATTTGTATTAGGAAATCTACTATCTAGGGTTGATTAACATGTTGGAGCTTCGGTGGACTTAACACTATTGGTCGTGTAAACGAGCAAACTGTATTTTCGTGCCTAAGCAATTACATGAAGTTGTACATGCTTGTGACGAACttttattttagaaaaaatttgtATCCGGTCCCTATTTATTAAT from Pyrus communis chromosome 4, drPyrComm1.1, whole genome shotgun sequence harbors:
- the LOC137730693 gene encoding protein pleiotropic regulatory locus 1-like, producing MESSLGKLISKSLKRPGDLFFPTHGSELAPPDLQTKKIRMTYKASMEYGELKPTANRQNPAADCDESSNALPLDPNPTTARSHSSTQGDQNADLFLSPSATPKAKAPINIADATPVFSAHGSSRSHDQRCLTTTLDLARNWPRPVWHSPWKIYRVISGHLGWVRSVAFDPSNRWFCTGSADRTIKIWDVASGTLQLSLTGHIGQIRSLAVSSRQPYLFSAGDDKQVKCWDLEQNKVIRSYHGHLSGVYSMALHPTLDVLVTGGRDSVCRVWDVRLKNVQVHALTGHEDTVCSLLTRPTDPQVISGSHDTTVKLWDLRKGKTFSTLTHHKKSVRALTHHPKLDRGNCFASASTNTIKKFNLPRGEFLHNMLSQQKSIINAMAVNEDGVMATGGDNGSLWFWDWKSGHNFQQSQTIAQPGSLESEAGIYALCYDVTGTRLVTCEADKTIKMWKQDEKATPETHPLNFRPPNLRDVGRF